Part of the bacterium genome is shown below.
AAGTTTAAATTGGAAGAAAATGAAAGGGCGAACCTGACAAAATTAAAACATCTCCAACTTATTGAATTGAGACATACAAAATCCACTTGAATAGAGAATTAGCCAAAATAAAAGGTAGGAATTAGATTTGTTTTTACTTGAATTTTAAGAGTTTAAAAATCTGTTGTGCCTTAATTTTCAATAATTTTTTTCCCTCTTTCATTGCTTCATCATGACTTAAAAACCCTGGCAGAATACTCATAACAATTATATTTTCTTCATTTATTTTCTTATATATATTTCTTTCAACTGTCCCTGCTAAAATAATTACTGGAACTTTATATTTTTTACAATATTCAATAACCACACCAACAACTTTTCCAAAAAATGACTGTTTATCAAATTTCCCTTCACCTGTTATAACAAAATCACAATTTTTTATTTTTTCTTTAAAATTTCCTTTTTTTAATATTAACTCAATCCCTGACTCTATTTTTGAATTGAAAATTGAAATAAATCCGGATGCAAACCCACCTGCTGCTCCTGCCCCTTTAATTCTGCTTACATCTTTACCTGTAAATTTTTTTAAAACAAAAGAAAAATTTCTTAATCCATCATCAAGAATTTTTACTTCTTTGCTATTTGCTCCTTTTTGCCATGCATAAATATAAGAAGCACCATTTTTCCCATATAGAGGGTTTTTTACATCTGTTAAAATTGTAAATTTAATATTAAAAATTCTTTTATCAACAGAAGAAATGTCAGTCCCTCTAATTTTAACTAAATCCTTCCCTTTGCCAGGAAAAATTGTTTTTCCTTTTTCATCAAAGAACTTTACTCCAATAGCACTTAAAGCACCAATACCTGCATCATTTGTTGCACTTCCACCAACAAATATACTTATATTTTCACACCCATCTTCAATCGCTCTTAAAATTACTTCTCCAACTCCATAAGTTGTTGTTTCTAATGGGTTTCTCTCTTCTTCTTTTAAAAAAGTTAGTCCTGCCTCTTTTGCAAGTTCAATATAAACTGCCTTGCCTTTTTTTAGATATTTTGTCTTAATTTTTCTACCAAGTGGGTCAGAACTTTCTATAAAAACAAATTTTCCTTTAATAAACTTATTTAAAACTTCAATACTGCCTTCTCCACCATCTGCAAGTGGAAAAAGTATTGGAGTACTTTCCGGAAAATACTTTTTAAAAACATTTTTTATTATTTTGCTTCCTTCTAAACTTGTAAAACATCCTTTAAAACTATCAGGACAAATAAGTAATTTCATTTGAATTCAATTAACTTGTATGAAATACTGCCAAGCCCAATTTCTTCACCATATTCAAGTTGATAATTATAAGGAGGTCTTATGCCTTCAAAAACATCTTTGCCATTTACCTTTTTAATAATATCAACACTTGCTCTATCAATTGCAACAGGGTCTTTTGAAACAAGTACTCCAATATCAGGAGATAAAAATTTTCCTGGATTAGAAGCACAATCACATTCAATAGCAATTTTAGTTAAAAAATTTATAGCAAAAAATTTATTCTCTGCATACTGACTTATAACACCTGATGCATATTCTACTATTTTTTCTTGAAATTGAGCAGGAGTAACACTTGACCATGGGATATTTATTGCTTCTTTTGGACAGGTATGGATACAACTTCCACATCCAATACATTTTTTCTTATTTATACTCGCTTTTTTATTTTTGAGTTCAATTGCTTCAACTGGGCACTCTTTTACACATTTTCCACAACCTATGC
Proteins encoded:
- a CDS encoding glycerate kinase, with product MKLLICPDSFKGCFTSLEGSKIIKNVFKKYFPESTPILFPLADGGEGSIEVLNKFIKGKFVFIESSDPLGRKIKTKYLKKGKAVYIELAKEAGLTFLKEEERNPLETTTYGVGEVILRAIEDGCENISIFVGGSATNDAGIGALSAIGVKFFDEKGKTIFPGKGKDLVKIRGTDISSVDKRIFNIKFTILTDVKNPLYGKNGASYIYAWQKGANSKEVKILDDGLRNFSFVLKKFTGKDVSRIKGAGAAGGFASGFISIFNSKIESGIELILKKGNFKEKIKNCDFVITGEGKFDKQSFFGKVVGVVIEYCKKYKVPVIILAGTVERNIYKKINEENIIVMSILPGFLSHDEAMKEGKKLLKIKAQQIFKLLKFK